Part of the Anopheles gambiae chromosome 3, idAnoGambNW_F1_1, whole genome shotgun sequence genome is shown below.
CGGTTTCGTGGTTCTGGAGGGTAGACTTGACGATGCAGCGTACCAACACTTCATGTTGTTGACGATGGCTGTAACATTCATGACCACCACCTACCACCGCGCAAAATGGGCACTGGCTGACTCATTTCTGCATAGCTTTGTGGCAGCCTATAGAGATTTGTACAGTCCATTGCTTATGAATAGCAACGTGCATGACCTGCTGCACGTTTACGAGGACGTGCGCAGGTTTGAGGGTTTAAAAACCATATCGGCCTTCATTTTTGAGGCATTTTTGCACGACCTCAAAAAGTTGGTACATTCCGGGAGGCACAGCCTAGTCCAAGTGGTCCATCGTTTGCTGGACCTGCAACATGTCATTGTTGCCAAgcgtcagcaaaacaaaccggtGGACGAACCATCAGTGCGCACGGTTGGTGTTGAAACCATAACGACCGTACGGGAGGGCTTCACGCTGCGGCAAAATTTCCGCGATCAGTGGTGTATGTCCAACTCGGGTGAGGTGGTCCGGTACGAAACGGCCACAAAATCGGGAAACGAAATTACAGTGCAGGGGTATGGTTTCTTGAGGCAGGTGCCAGCATTTACAGAACCGTGCCTCTCGACGGAGGCGAATATTTACTCGGCCAGCATGGACGACTTAAACAAACGTACCCTTAAACACTACCCCATCAGTACCTTGATGTGCAAGTTAGCTGCAGTGCAGACAGCGCGAGCCGATGTATACACATTTGTACCGTTGACACACACTTATGTAAATGAAacctaaaagaaaaaatatgtcCAGCTTTGTGTTTTGTACTTTTGGGTAGGGTAAATAATGAGAAATAGTTTTGTTACACAGGTGAAAGGAGACTTGTAAATGTAAAAGTATACCTCTTCCCGTATTTCTCCCGTAGCCcaagtttgtgttttgtgctttaGATAAATAGGGTTAAAAATGAGAAATAGTTTTGTCACACAGGTGTTCATTGTGAATGTAAAAATATGCCTCTTCCCGTATCTCTCCCGTAGCCCAActttatgttttgtgtttcagATCAATCGGGCGAATAATGAGCAAgttttggttggttgttttgtgaaataattaaaatgttaCTTTCGTAGTCATAATCATAATATATTTACATTCTTTTAATAATTGAATTGAACGTCTTTAACTGTAACTAACTTAACTTaacgttgaaattattttaataaccTAATGAAATAGTGTCATTAAACTATCTTAAACTTAACCTTACTTAAACTAACCTGCTTATTTTACGTATCGCAATACGCGTATGAAAAAGTTGCTAACGTATTTTGCTGTTATGGACAAATTCGCCCATGATGCCGCTCTGCGGAACAGCTCACATACGTGCGGGAAATGGGATATCGCTATTTTATCGTTCCTCGTAGACCAACGGCAACTCAACACAAATGTGGCATCCACCCAAGCGATTCAAAACGCTCAAAAGTAGTAAGGAAAATAGAATATGAAGTAGCCTTCTACTTCCCACTCTACTTTGGTTGcttaaaattagaaaaaatgtAGAACATGTGGGTTCCAGGAAAGAGTAAAAAATGAGTTCTCGAgtgttacacacacacgcgacgactCACTCACGCTTACGTTCGGTTCTACGCCgctccttcccccccccccctccctcatATCACTCACCCCacagatctatttttagaaCATCACTCACTACCATCGACAGCGGTCGATGTGACGATGTGTctcgtcgcgtgtgtgtgtcgatttgGTCAGACAAACTTTTTCTTTCACACCAAATCTCTGACTTGGAGTGTCGGCTTTCCGATTGAACCATCGCGACTGTGAAGAGTACGCGTGGTTAAAACgaccttttgtattgtgttgtacgTAGCGTGGGCGCCAAAATTGTAAGAGTGCGCGTAAAGTGTAAAGTTTGTGACTTTTGGGGGTGGGGAATGAGATACAGAGACAAATTTCGCTACACATTACCACATACATTCTCACTGCACTGGTTGAACTGCGAATACTCAGTTCTGAGAGAATATACTCGAGCGCTCGCGCATGAGGGCAAGCAAGCACGGTATAGAGGATAGAGGGAGACAAATGATTATTTGGCTccaagctttctacttttgtccCGTTGGGCAGTACCAGTTCCTTCACTTCCTTCAGCCGCTTGTTCATATTTCTGGACGTGATGTTGCTGTGCAGCCAACCCACGCAATTTCTCATATATTCCTTGTCGCTCAACTTGCGCTCTTAGTCGTTCAGTTCAGCTCGTCCTCCGACCGTACAGGCTGCAGCGTGAAGTCCTCCGGGACGGGAGGCGAACTTCCATCCTCATCGCTACATAGAGTTTGCTGCACCAAGCGTACTTAGCTGCGATACCGATGGAGTCGGCCATTGCAATCGAACAAGGTTCGATTTCCCGAAATGCCGAATTGGTTCGGAAAAGGATTGAGGTTGAAAGAAGGCAGATTGAGTTGAGGAAGATGGAGATAGAGTTGATTGAGCTCGAAGAGGCTGAAATGATGGCACTAGGTGGCAGCATGCGGGACAGTGTTCAGCGGCCTAAAGCCGAGCAGTGGGTAACGGCAACGGATCGCTTCGGTATGGCTTCATCGTTCAGAGGGGTACCTGAGACACCCCAATTCGCGAGTACAGCCCACGTACCACCGCCGTATGATTTTCAGGGTTACTCACGATTCCCAGGATACTACACCTGGAGGAGAAGTCACGATAGCGCGTATCGTAAGGCATCGGTTATCCCGCCGATGGACCACACCATACCACCACAGCATCGTATGCGATCGTATAGGGCTCCTACCCAGTACGCGAATGCTAGCAACCTGTCGGAAGTACAGTGGTCGGCCCGACTGAGTAGAAACGTGACTGAGTTACCAACGTTCAGTGGTGAATCGCGAGAATGGCCCATGTTCATCCGCATGTTCGAGAAGTCGACGGAAGTGTACGGGTTTACCGACGAGGAGAATCTGCTACGGCTGCAACGAGTCCTGAAAGGAGAAGCAATGGAGTCAGTTGGTCATTTGCTACTGCTTCCAAATAGTTTAAAGGATGTCCTTGAAATGTTAGAAGCGCAGTACGGGCGACCGGACCAAATAATAGAGGCCACGATCGAAAAGATTCGGAAGATGCCCGTGCGAAAGCCAGACTGCCTACGTTCTCTGGCTAGGTTCGGGTTTGCAGTGAGAATCCTCTGTGCTACGATCGAATCGCTGAGGTTGCCGGAGTACGCCTATAACGTTGCGCTTCTCAGGGAGCTTGTGAGTAGGCTTCCGTCCGAACCTGCACGTGAATGGGCGCGACACAAGAGGCCATTCGGGTGTTTTAGTCCCAAATGACAATCGAACAGCATCTCACTATAGCGAGCCCGATGACAGCTTGACGTGTTCATACTGAGACGCTGCCTTTGGCTGCCTCCCCCGTACTGAGCGAGCATTGTCTTTCTCATCGCCATGGTGAGCTGCAGAGGTTTGTATGGTGAGCATTCTGGCTAGCGCCAAATTTTCTCATGAGACGATCTGGCGCGCTTCATCGATCGGATGAGATGCCTTACCACATGATAGTGAGGTCGGATTTTGGATCGGCTGCCGATCTTGCTCATGTGAGTAGAACTGCGTGCTGCATGGTGAGGTGTGGGgttgtgtggtgtggtgtatgTGGATACCCGAGGGAGGTGAGACATTCAGCCGCGGTATTTTAAAGCGCCAAAACACTTGTTGTTCACGAACTGCATGTGTCGCTCTGCGAATCAATTTACGTTTATCTCGAAATTTTCTCTAACGTTTTACAGTTTTAGGAGTGATAAAGTTATAAAAAATTGCTGAACGAATTTACGTTGcgccaaagcaaaacaaaattgattTTGCTCATCGAAAATTCGTTCAACAAAGCCAAACTGTTTTGAACATTAAAAGATCCGTagaagtgttgttttttttttatttgccatttCAGACGGAAGATTTAGTCGTCGAAAATGTTCCCGAAAAAGTTAAAGCGAAGTGGAGAGCTTTATAAAAAAGCCGCGAAACTGGAAGAGCAGTTTGAAAAGGAGTGGGCATTGCAAAATGATCCTGCCGGACccagcagccagccagcagctCAGCAATCTGCCGAGGGTATTTGCTTGACTTATTATGGTTTTGCTTGgtttaaatcaatcaaaaaatcaactaacatctctttttattgtttaattgtaGATGTTGCTATGAATGAACCCTGTGAAGGTCCTGTGGCATCAATGGAAGAGGAGTATTTGGACGAAAACAATACAGATGACGAACGTGCTAGCGATGAAGGATCCATCCACAACGAAGATACTGATGGCGAAGAGTATTTAGAGGAAGAGTATTTGGAGGGAGAGTTTTTGGAGGCAGAGTTTTTGGAGGAGGCGAGCCTGGAAACTGATCCAGAAAGCGCGAAGCTACGAGACTCTTTGCGAACATGGTTTATTCGCAATAAAGTTGCTCGTAGCGGGAGTAATAATTTACTAGGAATACTGCGAAAAGCGTCTTCTCTTTCTGCTTTTTCATCTCTTCCACAGGATGTTAGGACATTGCTGAAAGCTCCGGTTAACGTCAGCGAGCAGATTACTAAGGTTCCAGGTGGAGGTGAAATGTGGTACCAAGgcgttgaatgttgttttcaacaTTATTTTCGGTAAACTAATTATTGTTTAAGCAATCGTGTAATACCTTTCTAACATtagtattttcttttatttttattcagcgATGTGGACGTACTAGAGGATGTGTTTGAGCTGAATCTTTCAGTGGACGGAataccaataaaaaaaatgtaaatgctGTGGTACTTCCctaaaaacaccaaaaaaagttattttcgAGGATACAACAGCTCCACCAAGAACAGATAAGGAATTTAGAGAAGAAAAACCCAGTTCTACAGGCCATCGAAGAGGGAAAACCCCTCTTACAGATCTAAAAAAGTTCGACATGATAAAAGGTATAGCTACTAGCGATTTATTACATTTAATACAATTGGGTATTGTTTTCAAGCTTCTGCTAGGCTGGGTCGAAGGAGCTCTTGCCCCCTTTAAAAAATGGTGCAAGGAAGACATAGATGAAATATCAGAAGAGCTTATAAGTATACTGCTGCCCACAGAAATTCATAGGAAGTTTAGGTCTCTTAATTATCTTCACTTTTGGAAAGGTACTGAATTCGGTAGTTTTTTACATTACGCAGGTATAGTTGTTTTGCAAGATAGAATAGGTAGACTAGCATAcgaacattttaaattattatattgcgCTATAACTATATTATCATCATGGGCATTTAAGGACCAGTGGGAGTATGCCGGTACATTGTTGAGGAAATTTGTTGAGGATTATAGTGTTGTGTACGATCGCATACATCTAGTGAGTAATGTTCATCTCTTGCTTCATGTATACGAAGAGGTTAACAATTTAGGCCCTCTGATTACTTTGTCAACACATTCCTGTGAAAATATGTTACAAATAATCAAACATAGTTACGTAAAATCTGGCTACCGAAGTTTGCATCAAGCGATAGGAAAAATTATATTGTTGCGAGACATAGACACTGCAGCACAAAGAAACCAGGAAAGTATGACGTATCCTAcacttaaattaaaaaaggaTGAGACAATTTTGCAAGTTAGGCAAGGATTTTTGTTAAGGAAAATTTTTAAGGATTCTTGgtttttaacaaaaagaaatatcatAGTTAAGTACGAAAAAGCCATCGAGGAATCAGGATCAGTCGTTGTACATGGGTATCCTTTGGTAAGACGTTTTCAAGCCTTTACTACTCCTATTGCCTCCGATAAAATCTATAACTATATTGGATACGAAAACGACATTTCAACAACGCTTCGATCTATTCCAATAACTGatattaaatgtaaaatggTAGCAATTAAGACAATACGAACTGGGGCTAAAGTACATTTTACGCCATTAATACATACCTTAACATAAAAAGCCTTGGTTAGGTTAATACGGTTGAGTAGGTTAAATAGGTTAGGTAGGTTAGGTAGGTTAGGTAGGTTAAGTAGGTTAAGTAGGTTAAGAAGGTTAAGTAGATTAAGCTATAGATCATAAGCAACCGAGTAGACCCGGTATAAGGTCGGACTTAATCCAGAGGCAGAATTAAATTCTCTGTCTCAAATTTGTCGTAAGATTAGTTTAATGATAGTAGAATATAAGgtgtatatttaaaaatataatataagtACATGTAAGCTTATGTGTTGAAATCAATTTTCTTTGCCAGAGTTCTCCTTTatattcaatgtttttttaatgatatggTAACAAAATATCTTAGTACAAAGAtcaacaaatttaaataattccaTTGTAATGCCTATATCTGCTAACATTATTCGCAACTTAttcaataaacataaattcaCACATATGTTCTGGCTCAATACAGCTCTAACGTTAAACGTTATATTTTTGTGAATGTGAAGGATGgatgaaataatgaataaggtgatgaataaacaaaaacacgaggAATTAACCACGTTAATTCATTAATTGCGACAAAATTATTTGCAgattgcagcaaaaaaagcggTCCTACCCATAAATCTTTTAGATTCATATTTAATACCTTTTCTACGTAGCTTTTgggttttttaaatttaaacgaTCTTTTCCGTATCGCAATTTCAATTTGAAGAAATCAACAACGTCTTCTTCAGTTGCCTCTTTCAATGAATTGCTACCAATAGATCTGAAAAGTTCTAAAAGATTTGTATATGATGCTAAAGGAATTTTAGGGTTACTTATCGGGCCGCCTTTCCAGTTACAACCTGCAAACAACTCTGGGCAGAAGATCATGTCACGTGAATCATTCATCCTGTTTTTCATATCTCCTTTCATCATGTTATGATCCAACCACTGATATATTTTAACTTTGTAATCTTCGTCTGATCCTATTCTTTGGTTGAAATCATCTAAATCCTTCTTATTTTCTAGCGTCTTAAATCCCTCAGGGGGGTTAGTTTTTACTCCTTTTCCATCACAAACTACACTGCTTAGCTTCTCAATATAAACTTGTAGCTGGAAAATGTTTTTCGATTGTTTAGCCATCtttttttgaaatagattttGGCTttctttgatctctaaaattTCTAATTTCTGTTGGCTCAATTCGCTAAGGATAgagttttgtgtttcttgAACTTTTCTCAACATTTCCATTATTGCGTTTGATGCGTTACATGATTTATCACTTGCTTCACTGGCACTTGCTTGCCCTTGCTGCTCTTCCTCATAGGGGATTAGTTCATCCATAAAATCATCTATTGATGAAATAATTTCCTCGCCTTCTCGTCGCAGGCGTTTATTATTTTGCTGAATATCCATATTTCCTAAAATTTAAAGAAATGAAAGATTTATACCCATTTTTCGAAAGCGCTCAAGTTCACACTCCGTATACACACCTGTACAAGTTTTCAGTTTGgctttgtatgtgtttttgttcgtcATCTGCTTTTGTACCGCTCTATACAGGATGGTAAGCAAGTCCCGAGATGGTTTCACGCAAATGATGGTGGAATACCAAGACGGGCGTACACAGTTCGATTCGATCGAGCGATGATGTGATGGTAAAACTATAATGCTCTTCTCTCTCACAATAATCTAACAATTcgctcttcttctcttctacaGCTCTCTCCACACGATGCACAACGCCTTGGAAAACAAGTGCCAATATGGATCCTtgacatacacatacacatacacaataatCCCATGTAGCAAAATCAATATCTCAAGCAAGATTGATAATAAAATcaagataattttttttttccctttccgttcaaggtttttattttaatttcatcttGTTATCAAATCACCTTGTGCCCGCATGCTCCGGAGCTCATATTATCTCACTTCTCATTCTTCACATCTCATCACTGGGTCGCCTCGCGATGAGAAGATCGGATTTTGATTCAATCCGAACCAAAATCCGATCCTGTCAAAAATCTGtcattttttggtaaatttttaGGGGGTCCCATTGTCATTTGGGGTGTTACCGATTTTGGCAGATGGATCAGCGAAGTGGCACGAGACGCGATAGATGTCAGTGTGGAGCCACTGCGCCGTGTTACGAACGAGCGTAAGGAAGAACCCGGCAAGCGTGAGCAGAATTCTCAGCAACCGCGTCTGCCTGTTCGTACTGACCGATCAGGAAATCCGCCCCCTCGAACAACATACTGGAACGTGCACACGTCTCGGTGTTCGGAGCATCTACCGGTTGCTGCGGCCACCACCAATACAGCGTCGCCACAATGTCAACTGTG
Proteins encoded:
- the LOC133393588 gene encoding uncharacterized protein LOC133393588 isoform X2, producing MFPKKLKRSGELYKKAAKLEEQFEKEWALQNDPAGPSSQPAAQQSAEDVAMNEPCEGPVASMEEEYLDENNTDDERASDEGSIHNEDTDGEEYLEEEYLEGEFLEAEFLEEASLETDPESAKLRDSLRTWFIRNKVARSGSNNLLGILRKASSLSAFSSLPQDVRTLLKAPVNVSEQITKVPGGGEMWYQGVECCFQHYFRDVDVLEDVFELNLSVDGIPIKKM
- the LOC133393588 gene encoding uncharacterized protein LOC133393588 isoform X1 — encoded protein: MIKGIATSDLLHLIQLGIVFKLLLGWVEGALAPFKKWCKEDIDEISEELISILLPTEIHRKFRSLNYLHFWKGTEFGSFLHYAGIVVLQDRIGRLAYEHFKLLYCAITILSSWAFKDQWEYAGTLLRKFVEDYSVVYDRIHLVSNVHLLLHVYEEVNNLGPLITLSTHSCENMLQIIKHSYVKSGYRSLHQAIGKIILLRDIDTAAQRNQESMTYPTLKLKKDETILQVRQGFLLRKIFKDSWFLTKRNIIVKYEKAIEESGSVVVHGYPLVRRFQAFTTPIASDKIYNYIGYENDISTTLRSIPITDIKCKMVAIKTIRTGAKVHFTPLIHTLT